A stretch of the Vitis riparia cultivar Riparia Gloire de Montpellier isolate 1030 chromosome 13, EGFV_Vit.rip_1.0, whole genome shotgun sequence genome encodes the following:
- the LOC117928751 gene encoding protein TONNEAU 1a-like, producing the protein MDDYTREMMDLKTLVTRTLEKKGVLAKIRAELRASVFEAIEEEDRAVEKEESLPPALLGSCNDRAKQLHASPSGRLLAALICEYLDWAQLNHTSKVYIPECNLQKDFWKAELKEFSSKNGYDLNRNGESCPLLLDVLEGFLKFENLSQARGPGRRLPTSEPDSLSGLEPRNMRRPSSSSVAGGLPPLGRPVPVSQASDRRAGSSMSGYRKEDYNWRYDSDEPEDVIRTSTALENLQLDRKARNLTTSWRHAGDGISEDDGRADHM; encoded by the exons ATGGACGACTACACTCGAGAGATGATGGACCTCAAGACCCTTGTCACTCGAACCCTAGAGAAGAAAGGCGTCCTCGCCAAGATCCGg GCTGAACTGCGAGCAAGTGTGTTTGAGGCAATAGAAGAGGAGGATCGGGCTGTAGAGAAGGAAGAAAGTCTGCCTCCTGCATTATTGGGTAGCTGCAATGACAGGGCAAAACAACTTCATGCTTCTCCTTCAG GAAGGTTGCTAGCTGCACTAATATGTGAATACTTGGACTGGGCACAATTGAACCACACATCAAAAGTTTATATTCCGGAATGTAATTTG CAAAAGGATTTCTGGAAAGCTGAATTGAAGGAATTTAGTAGCAAGAATGGATATGATCTTAACCGGAATGGAGAAAGTTGTCCTTTACTTTTGGATGTCCTTGAAGGATTCTTAAAGTTCGAG AATTTGTCCCAAGCAAGAGGTCCTGGAAGGAGACTACCTACTTCAGAACCGGACTCTTTATCTGGCTTGGAGCCCCGGAACATGAGGAGGCCTTCGTCATCGTCTGTTGCTGGAGGTTTACCTCCATTGGGAAG GCCGGTTCCAGTTTCCCAGGCATCTG ATAGGAGAGCTGGGTCTTCCATGTCTGGTTACAGAAAAGAGGATTACAATTGGAGGTATGACAGTGATGAGCCAGAGGATGTAATACGAACTTCAACTGCTTTGGAGAATCTTCAATTGGATAGAAAAGCTCGGAATCTGACTACATCTTGGCG
- the LOC117928493 gene encoding ATP synthase subunit alpha, chloroplastic-like, whose protein sequence is MKVEARVRVRFWSCREEGEQNAAFCRQAKFEFISNKLVEFEEGTIGIALNLESNNVGVVLMGDGLMIQEGSSVKATGRIAQIPVSEAYLGRVINALAKPIDGRGEISASESRLIESPAPGIISRRSVYEPLQTGLIAIDSMIPIGRGQRELIIGDRQTGKTAVATDTILNQQGQNVICVYVAIGQKASSVAQVVTTFQERGAMEYTIVVAETADSPATLQYLAPYTGAALAEYFMYRKRHTLIIYDDPSKQAKFEFISNK, encoded by the exons ATGAAGGTCGAAGCTAGGGTTAGGGTTCGCTTTTGGAGTTGCAGAGAAGAGGGAGAgcaaaacgctgcgttttgcAG ACaagcaaaatttgaatttatatccAACAAATTAGTAGAATTTGAAGAAGGTACAATAGGCATTGCTTTGAATTTGGAATCAAATAATGTTGGTGTTGTATTAATGGGTGACGGTTTGATGATACAAGAGGGAAGTTCTGTAAAAGCAACAGGAAGAATTGCTCAGATACCTGTGAGTGAGGCTTATTTGGGTCGTGTTATAAATGCCCTAGCGAAACCTATTGATGGTAGAGGTGAAATTTCAGCTTCTGAATCTCGGTTAATTGAATCTCCCGCTCCAGGTATTATTTCGAGACGTTCCGTATATGAGCCTCTTCAAACAGGGCTTATTGCTATTGATTCGATGATCCCTATAGGGCGTGGTCAACGAGAATTAATTATTGGGGATAGACAGACCGGTAAAACAGCAGTAGCCACAGATACTATTCTCAATCAACAAGGGCAAAATGTAATATGTGTTTATGTAGCTATTGGTCAAAAAGCATCCTCTGTAGCTCAGGTAGTGACTACTTTCCAGGAAAGGGGAGCGATGGAATACACTATTGTGGTAGCTGAAACGGCGGACTCGCCTGCTACATTACAATACCTTGCCCCTTATACAGGAGCAGCTCTGGCTGAATATTTTATGTACCGTAAACGACacactttaattatttatgatgaTCCCTCCAAACaagcaaaatttgaatttatatcgAACAAATAA
- the LOC117928111 gene encoding leucine aminopeptidase, with protein MAPLDPHSFTDSTHPFTTHVSLSLYFDFASSTIHASALLSFQNPHTGPISLDARTLTIVSVIDPVTLAPLPFSLSPPDPIKGCHLTVSLSNHSSILISYSTSPQSSALQWLTPPQTFNKTHPFVYTQCQSIHARSVFPCQDTPAVRIKYAARINVPRHLSAVMSARHVERRPPYPGEGWAEVSDSVWCAEGRVVEEFVMEQAVPPYLFAFAVGELGHREVGPRTRVYAEAVASLLDAAAREFAGTEEMIRQGERLFGEYEWERFDLLVLPPSFPYGGMENPRMVFLTPTVIKGDASGAQVVAHELAHSWTGNLITNKNNEHFWLNEGFTTYAERRIVEAVQGEDRAALNIGIGWRGLNEEMERFKDNMEITKLKTKQEGVDPDNVYSQVPYEKGFQFLWRIERQIGRPAFDEFLKKYIATFKFQSIDTDMFLIFLKTNIPGIEKEIDLEMWTEGTGIPPDAYEPVSSIYTRIVSLANEFKLGRMPREDEVADWQGQEWELYLENLPKSVEASQILALDERYRLSESKDYEVKVAFLQLAILAGCKDYYNEVEKTLKEVGRMKYLRPLYTALVQGSGKDEQKIFAKGVFAEAREGYHPIAQGVVESILTKHL; from the exons ATGGCTCCTCTGGATCCCCACTCCTTTACCGATTCTACCCACCCATTCACCACCCACGTCTCCCTCTCCCTCTACTTCGACTTCGCCTCTTCCACCATCCACGCTTCTGCTCTACTCTCTTTCCAGAATCCTCACACTGGTCCAATCTCCCTCGACGCCCGTACTCTAACCATTGTCTCTGTCATCGACCCCGTAACCCTAGCTCCGctccccttctctctctccccgCCGGATCCAATTAAGGGCTGCCATCTCACTGTTTCTCTTTCTAACCACTCCTCGATCCTCATCTCCTACTCCACCAGCCCTCAATCTTCTGCTCTACAATGGCTGACGCCGCCTCAGACCTTCAACAAGACGCATCCTTTTGTGTACACCCAGTGTCAGTCTATTCACGCCCGTTCGGTCTTCCCCTGCCAGGATACACCCGCGGTGAGGATCAAGTACGCGGCGCGGATCAATGTCCCGCGCCATCTGTCTGCGGTGATGTCAGCGCGCCACGTGGAACGGCGGCCGCCGTACCCTGGGGAGGGGTGGGCGGAGGTGAGCGACTCGGTGTGGTGCGCGGAGGGGAGGGTGGTGGAGGAGTTTGTGATGGAGCAGGCGGTGCCGCCTTACCTATTTGCCTTCGCGGTTGGGGAGCTTGGGCACAGAGAGGTAGGACCGAGGACGAGGGTGTACGCTGAGGCAGTGGCCTCACTGTTGGACGCGGCAGCGCGGGAGTTCGCCGGGACGGAGGAGATGATAAGGCAGGGGGAGAGGTTGTTTGGGGAGTATGAATGGGAGAGGTTTGATTTGCTGGTTTTGCCTCCGAGCTTTCCTTATGGAGGTATGGAGAACCCAAGGATGGTGTTCTTGACCCCGACGGTGATCAAGGGGGATGCAAGTGGAGCACAAGTGGTGGCACATGAGCTTGCTCATAGCTGGACGGGGAATCTGATCACCAACAAGAATAATGAACATTTTTGGTTGAATGAG GGTTTTACAACTTATGCGGAGCGGAGAATTGTTGAGGCTGTGCAAGGGGAGGATAGGGctgctttgaatattggaattgGTTGGAGGGGATTGAATGAGGAAATGGAGCGATTCAAGGACAACATGGAGATCACGAAGCTCAAGACCAAGCAGGAAGGAGTCGACCCAGATAATGTATATTCTCAAGTTCCATATGAGAAAGGTTTCCAGTTTCTATGGCGCATTGAACGTCAG ATCGGAAGGCCTGCATTTGATGAATTCCTAAAGAAATATATTGCCACCTTCAAGTTCCAATCAATTGACACAGATATGTTTCTAATTTTCCTGAAAACGAATATCCCTGGAATAGAGAAAGAGATTGATTTAGAGATGTGGACTGAGGGTACTGGTATTCCCCCAGATGCTTATGAGCCAGTTTCCAGCATCTATACAAGGATTGTGTCTCTGGCAAATGAGTTTAAGCTTGGTAGGATGCCAAGAGAGGATGAGGTTGCTGATTGGCAAGGTCAGGAATGGGAGCTCTACTTGGAGAACCTCCCAAAATCTGTAGAAGCTTCCCAG ATCTTAGCCTTAGATGAACGCTACAGGCTATCGGAGTCAAAGGATTATGAGGTGAAGGTGGCATTTCTCCAACTGGCCATCTTAGCTGGGTGCAAAGATTACTACAATGAGGTGGAGAAAACTTTGAAGGAAGTTGGTAGGATGAAGTATCTTCGTCCTCTCTATACTGCACTTGTACAAGGCagtggaaaggatgaacagaagATATTTGCTAAAGGGGTGTTTGCAGAGGCTCGAGAGGGATATCACCCCATAGCTCAAGGTGTTGTCGAGTCCATCCTCACCAAGCACCTGTAG
- the LOC117928112 gene encoding 50S ribosomal protein L10, chloroplastic, which translates to MEATLFSFPSTKPPPPKTLTLTQSKTLTLTYPKSLNPYRRSSYSTTIRSAISRTKKEETVQTVKEQLENCHLLAAIKYNGFTVQQFQELRRSLPEKSKLIVAKNTLVYKAIEGTSWAALEPCMKGMNVFLFVHSEEIPAAIKPYRDFQKEKKLEGNDFTGAVFEGKFYGPDDFKALESMPTRAEIYAKLLGALQSPASALVGTLQAPARDLVMVLKAYVKKLEEEG; encoded by the coding sequence ATGGAAGCCACCCTCTTCTCCTTCCCCTCCACCAAGCCCCCTCCCCCAAAAACCTTAACGCTAACCCAATCTAAAACCCTGACCTTAACTTATCCTAAATCGCTAAACCCCTACAGAAGATCCTCCTATTCCACCACAATCCGCTCCGCCATCAGCCGCACCAAGAAGGAAGAAACAGTCCAAACCGTGAAAGAACAGCTCGAGAACTGCCACCTCCTTGCCGCCATCAAGTACAACGGCTTCACCGTCCAGCAGTTCCAGGAGCTCCGGCGGTCCCTGCCGGAGAAATCCAAGCTCATCGTTGCCAAGAACACCCTCGTCTACAAAGCCATCGAAGGCACCTCTTGGGCGGCTCTGGAGCCGTGTATGAAAGGCATGAACGTCTTCCTCTTCGTCCACAGCGAGGAAATTCCGGCTGCCATCAAGCCCTACCGGGACTTCCAGAAGGAGAAGAAGCTCGAGGGCAATGACTTCACCGGCGCCGTCTTCGAGGGCAAGTTTTACGGGCCGGACGATTTCAAGGCGCTTGAGAGTATGCCGACGAGGGCGGAGATATATGCGAAGTTGTTGGGGGCTTTGCAGAGTCCGGCATCGGCATTGGTGGGGACGTTGCAAGCGCCGGCGAGGGACTTGGTGATGGTGTTGAAGGCGTATGTGAAGAAACTGGAGGAGGAAGGTTGA
- the LOC117927444 gene encoding uncharacterized protein LOC117927444 — protein sequence MEKSWSFRGVVWLLCGFFMLSLLVCGTNADPEYDDKYHPTKNVNLTPFIQYLSVYQCMLNVSEHCDEKYYLTEKGWPNLTNSDVDPFCKGGCAEHTKAVLECISLVKQDYEFADENTVPSINYTITKGCNDSDFPPNATFPPPNSAMRASGRAGFSIIFSVVSAVLMAYSHV from the exons ATGGAGAAATCATGGAGCTTTAGAGGAGTTGTTTGgctgctttgtggctttttcaTGCTTTCTCTTCTCGTCTGCGGCACCAATGCAG ATCCAGAATATGACGACAAGTATCATCCCACCAAAAACGTGAATTTAACGCCATTTATTCAGTATTTGAGCGTCTACCAGTGCATGCTAAAT GTATCAGAGCATTGCGACGAGAAGTATTATTTGACAGAAAAAGGGTGGCCAAATCTGACCAACTCCGATGTTGATCCTTTCTGCAAAGGAGGATGTGCCGAACACACCAAGGCAGTACTGGAGTGCATTTCTCTGGTGAAGCAGGATTACGAGTTTGCAGATGAGAATACTGTGCCGAGTATCAATTACACTATTACAAAAGGATGCAATGATAGTG ATTTTCCTCCCAATGCTACCTTCCCACCTCCAAACAGTGCCATGAGGGCGTCCGGCCGGGCCGGATTCAGCATCATCTTTTCGGTTGTTTCAGCAGTGTTGATGGCATACTCCCATGTCTGA
- the LOC117928494 gene encoding probable inorganic phosphate transporter 1-3 has translation MADGSQAIFSALDNAKTQLYHFKAIVIAGMGFFTDAYDLFCITAVTKLIGRLYYYDPIKNEPGKLPTNVGNAITGVALCGTLAGQLFFGWLGDKLGRKHVYGITLVTMVGCAVASGLSFGSTAHSVIASLCFFRFWLGFGIGGDYPLSAVIMSEYANQKTRGAFIAAVFAMQGIGILVAGAVSMIVSKAFLVAYKAEVFSQNHVLSTQPQGDFVWRIVLMFGAVPAMLTYYWRMKMPETARFTALVKGNHEKAAVDMAKVLEQDIVVEESKPKIPVTPSPSYGLLSREFVKRHGLQLLGTTSTWFLLDIAFYSLQLTQKDIYPAIGLVPKASTMNAIEEVYKISKAMFLVALFATVPGYWFTVFLIDRIGRFIIQLGGFLLMSIFMAVIGFLYDDLRGDKEKCPKESTNEFCEGKPYLFAVLYGLTLFFANFGPNSTTFIVPAELFPARFRSTCHGISAAAGKAGAIIGAFLVQSYTQNVGGIKRAIVALSIVNLIGFFLSFLIPETKGKSLEQLSGEDQNGGDGEGVVKTDEKV, from the coding sequence ATGGCGGATGGAAGTCAAGCCATCTTCTCTGCTCTTGATAATGCCAAGACTCAACTCTACCATTTCAAGGCCATTGTCATAGCAGGGATGGGGTTCTTCACTGATGCTTATGATCTCTTTTGCATCACTGCTGTCACAAAGCTAATAGGCCGCCTGTATTACTATGATCCCATCAAGAATGAGCCAGGGAAATTGCCTACTAATGTGGGTAATGCCATTACTGGTGTGGCCTTATGTGGAACACTGGCTGGGCAACTCTTCTTTGGCTGGCTAGGTGACAAGCTTGGGAGGAAGCATGTCTATGGGATCACTCTTGTCACCATGGTGGGATGTGCTGTGGCATCAGGCCTTTCCTTTGGCTCCACAGCTCATAGCGTCATCGCTTCACTCTGCTTCTTCCGGTTCTGGCTGGGGTTTGGCATTGGAGGGGATTACCCCCTCTCTGCCGTCATCATGTCTGAGTATGCTAATCAAAAAACCCGAGGCGCTTTCATTGCTGCAGTGTTTGCAATGCAGGGGATAGGCATTTTGGTTGCAGGGGCTGTGTCCATGATTGTTTCCAAGGCCTTCTTGGTTGCTTACAAAGCTGAAGTGTTTTCCCAGAACCATGTCTTGTCTACTCAGCCACAAGGGGACTTTGTTTGGCGGATTGTCCTCATGTTTGGTGCTGTCCCTGCTATGCTGACCTACTACTGGCGGATGAAAATGCCGGAAACCGCCAGGTTCACAGCCTTGGTTAAGGGAAACCATGAGAAGGCAGCTGTAGATATGGCAAAAGTACTTGAACAGGACATAGTTGTAGAAGAATCAAAACCGAAAATTCCAGTAACTCCCAGCCCTTCATACGGGTTGTTGTCCAGGGAGTTTGTTAAGAGGCATGGTCTTCAGCTTCTAGGGACTACCAGCACCTGGTTCTTGTTGGATATCGCCTTCTACAGCCTTCAACTCACACAGAAAGACATCTACCCTGCAATAGGACTAGTACCAAAGGCCTCGACAATGAATGCAATAGAGGAGGTGTACAAAATCTCCAAGGCAATGTTCCTGGTTGCCCTCTTTGCAACTGTACCTGGGTACTGGTTCACTGTCTTCCTCATAGATAGGATTGGAAGATTCATAATCCAGCTAGGCGGGTTCCTCCTGATGTCCATTTTCATGGCGGTGATTGGATTTCTCTATGATGATCTCAGAGGAGATAAGGAAAAGTGCCCCAAGGAGTCAACCAATGAATTCTGTGAGGGTAAACCATACTTGTTTGCAGTTTTATATGGGCTCACCTTGTTCTTTGCCAACTTTGGACCAAACAGCACAACCTTCATTGTGCCAGCAGAGCTTTTCCCGGCCAGGTTCAGGTCGACGTGCCATGGTATCTCAGCAGCAGCAGGGAAAGCAGGGGCCATTATAGGGGCATTTCTGGTGCAGAGTTATACACAGAATGTGGGTGGTATCAAGAGGGCAATTGTGGCTTTGTCTATAGTGAATTTGATTGGGTTCTTCTTGTCTTTCTTGATTCCAGAAACAAAAGGCAAGTCACTAGAACAACTCTCTGGGGAGGACCAGAATGGAGGTGATGGTGAAGGAGTCGTCAAAACAGATGAAAAAGTTTAG
- the LOC117927653 gene encoding methylesterase 17 — MRVTDMTSKQAPHFVLIHGIGGGAWCWYKLRCLMENSGYKVSCIELTSGGIHRSDASSVQSFDEYSKPLTDFFSELPENQKVILVGHSAGGLSVTQASHRFAKKIELAVYVAATMLRLGFMTDEDRMDGVPDLSDFGDVYEVEFGADQSPISAVIKKEFQRKIIYNMSPLEDSTLAAMLLRPGPLPAIRSAQFSETSDIEKVPRVYIKTMHDNVVKPAQQEAMIKRWPPSDVYVLESDHSPFFSTPFLLFGLLVKAAASVGCH, encoded by the exons ATGAGAGTTACCGACATGACCTCGAAGCAGGCGCCGCACTTCGTTCTTATCCACGGCATCGGCGGCGGAGCTTGGTGCTGGTACAAGCTCCGGTGCCTCATGGAGAATTCCGGCTACAAAGTCAGCTGCATCGAGCTCACCAGCGGCGGAATCCACCGCTCCGACGCTAGCTCCGTCCAATCCTTCGATGAATACAGCAAGCCTCTCACCGACTTCTTCTCGGAGCTGCCGGAGAATCAGAAG GTGATTCTGGTAGGCCACAGTGCCGGAGGGCTGAGCGTGACTCAGGCGAGTCACCGGTTCGCGAAGAAGATCGAACTCGCCGTGTACGTCGCAGCCACGATGCTGAGATTGGGATTCATGACCGATGAGGATCGCATGGAT GGAGTTCCCGACTTATCGGATTTTGGTGATGTTTATGAAGTAGAATTTGGAGCCGATCAGAGTCCGATTAGTGCCGTTATTAAGAAAGAATTTCAGCGGAAAATCATATACAATATGAGCCCTCTGGAG GATTCCACTTTGGCGGCAATGCTTCTGCGACCGGGTCCATTACCTGCAATACGCAGCGCCCAGTTTTCAGAAACTAGTGATATAGAGAAGGTGCCCCGGGTCTACATCAAGACGATGCATGACAACGTGGTGAAACCGGCGCAACAAGAGGCGATGATAAAGAGGTGGCCGCCTTCTGATGTGTACGTTTTGGAGAGCGACCATAGCCCCTTTTTCTCCACCCCATTTCTGCTATTTGGCCTTCTTGTTAAGGCTGCAGCTTCTGTGGGATGCCACTAG